CAGCGGCAGCACCGCCACCTTGACCGGGGCCAGGCGCGGGTCGAGGCGCAGCACGGTGCGCTTGTCGACGCCACCCTTGGTGTTGGGTGCCTCGTCCTCGGAGTAGGCGTCGACCAGGAAGGTCATCAGCGAGCGCGACAGGCCCGCCGCGGGCTCGATGACGTACGGCGTGTAGCGCTCGCCGGCGGCCTGGTCGTAGTACGACAGGTCCTTGCCCGAGTGCTTGGCGTGCGTCGAGAGGTCGAAGTCGGTGCGGTTGGCGATGCCCTCGAGCTCGCCCCACTCCGAGCCGGCGAAGCGGAAGCGGTACTCGATGTCGACGGTGCGCTTGGAGTAGTGCGACAGCTTCTCCTGCGCGTGCTCGTAGTGGCGCAGGTTGTCGGGGTCGATGCCCAGGTCGACGTACCACTTGGTGCGCTCGTCGATCCAGTGCTGGTGCCACTCCTCGTCCTCGCCGGGCTTGACGAAGAACTCCATCTCCATCTGCTCGAACTCGCGGGTGCGGAAGATGAAGTTGCCGGGCGTGATCTCGTTGCGGAACGACTTGCCGATCTGGGCGATGCCGAAGGGCGGCTTCATCCGCTGGCTGGTCACCACGTTGGCGAAGTTGAGGAAGATGCCCTGCGCGGTCTCGGGGCGCAGGTAGTGCAGGCCCGACTCGTCGTCGTGGACGCCGAGGTAGGTCTTGAGCAGGCCGGAGAACTGGCGCGGCTCGGTCCAGGCGCCGCGGGTGCCGCAGTTGGGGCAGGCGAGGTCCTCGAAGGTGACCGTGTCGGGGTCGTCGATGCCCTTCTTCTCGGCGACGGCCTCCTGGAGGTGGTCGGCGCGGAAGCGCTTGTGGCACGACTGGCACTCGGTCAGCGGGTCGCTGAAGGTGTCGACGTGGCCGCTGGCCTCCCAGGTGCGGGTCGGCAGGATGACGCTGGAGTCGAGGCCCACGACGTCGTCGCGCATCTGCACCATGGACTTCCACCACTGGCGCTTGATGTTGTCCTTGAGCTCCACGCCGAGCGGGCCGTAGTCCCACGCCGAGCGGGTGCCGCCGTAGATCTCGCCGCAGGGGTAGACGAAGCCCCGGCGCTTGGCGAGGGAGACGACGCTGTCGACGACGGAGGGAGGCGGCTTGGCCACGGAGGGGCTCACTTTCGCGTGCAGGCGCACCGGCTGGCTGCCGGCGGGCGGGAGGACGTGCGGGAAGCGCTCAGCCTAACGACCGGGCAGCCGCCACGTTGAGGTCGGTCCCGGGCTCGACGACCTCGTAGGCACTGGCCTCGTCGATCGCCCGCGCGAGCAGGCGCACGGCGCCCATCTTGACGTCGTACGACGACAGGGCGCGGCGGTAGGCGCCGACGTGCTCCCAGCGCGTGGTCAGCACCCACAGCGTGGGCTCGTCGAGGTTGCGGCCGACGGTGCCGGCGACGAAGCCGGGGCGCGCGGCGAGCACCGCGTGGGCGGCCTCGAGGTCGGCGCGGAACGCCTCCGCCTCGTCCTCGGGGACGCGGAACCTGTTGACGACGAGCACGGCGCCGACCCTACGCCTCCTTGAATTGACAACGATTCTCAACACTCTGAGAATGGTTCTCATGACTTCACGCCGCGCCCTCGTCCCTGCCGTCGCCGCGATCGCCCTGGGCCTCAGCGGGTGCGGTGCGCTGACCTCGGACGACTCGAGCGGCGCGAGCGGCTCTGGCGGCTCGGGCGGCTCCAGCACCGTCGTGACCGGCCTCTACCCGCTGCAGTACGTCGCCCAGCGCGTGGCCGGCGACGC
The Nocardioides marinisabuli genome window above contains:
- a CDS encoding glycine--tRNA ligase, which translates into the protein MAKPPPSVVDSVVSLAKRRGFVYPCGEIYGGTRSAWDYGPLGVELKDNIKRQWWKSMVQMRDDVVGLDSSVILPTRTWEASGHVDTFSDPLTECQSCHKRFRADHLQEAVAEKKGIDDPDTVTFEDLACPNCGTRGAWTEPRQFSGLLKTYLGVHDDESGLHYLRPETAQGIFLNFANVVTSQRMKPPFGIAQIGKSFRNEITPGNFIFRTREFEQMEMEFFVKPGEDEEWHQHWIDERTKWYVDLGIDPDNLRHYEHAQEKLSHYSKRTVDIEYRFRFAGSEWGELEGIANRTDFDLSTHAKHSGKDLSYYDQAAGERYTPYVIEPAAGLSRSLMTFLVDAYSEDEAPNTKGGVDKRTVLRLDPRLAPVKVAVLPLSRNADLSPKARDLATELRRNWYVDFDDAGAIGKRYRRQDEIGTPFCVTVDFDTLDDHAVTVRERDTMAQERIGLDRISAYFAEKFLGA
- a CDS encoding antibiotic biosynthesis monooxygenase family protein gives rise to the protein MLVVNRFRVPEDEAEAFRADLEAAHAVLAARPGFVAGTVGRNLDEPTLWVLTTRWEHVGAYRRALSSYDVKMGAVRLLARAIDEASAYEVVEPGTDLNVAAARSLG